One genomic segment of Myripristis murdjan chromosome 20, fMyrMur1.1, whole genome shotgun sequence includes these proteins:
- the shisa2b gene encoding protein shisa-2, with amino-acid sequence MWGGFPMSVTVVVTLLLVIIDVKASGEYCHGWHDSQGVWKEGFQCPEKIDGEDAIICCGKCELRYCCSSTDARLDQGSCDNDQQAQEPGTDSKESKDTGAVPIYVPFLIVGSVFVAFILVGSVVAVCCCHCLRPKQELSSTSGTGSGAGGGRLLETIPMMASVGTSRGSSSRQSSTATSSSSSVPTAASRPAPPPLMRAQASCCLPPDASVFVNMPTNFSVLNCQQATQIMPHQGQFLHPQYIGYAHPVSPTPPFLDPAQAGYRPIQSPFPPPTSGASVASEPKHPPVTV; translated from the exons ATGTGGGGAGGTTTCCCGATGTCTGTCACCGTGGTTGTGACTCTACTCCTGGTCATTATCGACGTGAAAGCCAGCGGAGAGTATTGCCACGGCTGGCATGACTCCCAGGGCGTCTGGAAAGAGGGATTTCAGTGCCCGGAGAAGATTGACGGAGAGGACGCAATCATATGCTGCGGGAAATGCGAGCTGCGCTACTGCTGCTCCAGCACTGACGCACGGCTGGACCAGGGCAGCTGCGACAACGACCAGCAGGCTCAGGAGCCCGGGACAGACAGCAAGGAGAGCAAGGACACCGGGGCAG tGCCCATCTATGTGCCCTTCCTCATCGTTGGCTCGGTGTTCGTGGCCTTTATCCTGGTGGGCTCTGTGgttgctgtgtgctgctgccacTGTCTCCGTCCCAAACAGGAACTTTCGTCAACCAGTGGGACAGGAAGTGGGGCCGGTGGTGGTCGTCTCCTGGAGACCATCCCCATGATGGCTAGCGTGGGCACCTCCAGAGGCTCATCGTCCCGCCAGTCGAGCACAgccacctcctccagctcctctgtccCGACTGCTGCCTCCCGTCCTGCTCCCCCGCCTCTCATGCGTGCCCAGGCCTCCTGCTGTCTGCCCCCTGATGCCAGCGTCTTCGTCAACATGCCCACCAACTTCTCTGTGCTCAACTGCCAGCAGGCCACCCAAATCATGCCTCACCAGGGACAGTTCTTGCACCCGCAGTACATCGGTTATGCCCACCCTGTTTCTCCAACCCCACCCTTCCTGGACCCTGCGCAGGCAGGCTACAGACCCATCCAGTCCCCGTTCCCCCCTCCCACCAGTGGGGCCAGTGTCGCCAGTGAGCCAAAACACCCACCGGTGACTGTGTGA
- the spice1 gene encoding spindle and centriole-associated protein 1 isoform X3, whose translation MMSFVRLGRSQHTQGKRPVRPKKAAAPRREWVSTVNDLSVHKLTPDELNHRHEIHKSHNKAVAQWELKEKALKRRLRQPGSPAPLDHATLSIIREVFSDQLLLQDVLARSDRAMAVVKDLFGDAPRRQTGHPSVTMAPNCESDSALPVLQRPDPPTQLSLLSQSMMDQQALNELEVSEEEHSDGDTCPAASSKSHVIHRANLRKMKLKNQSRVVRQQRVCPNFELQAEGGGVPVTPCTSATAPDPAALNATVAVQHLRSRQSQSEEGKDPSTLVTQVLNPESTLNQSGRNSGCSSRSRKTRAECFSQSSGLDGSAVSAAGGEQSSLGLLQAMLGQVEAELDSLSPDTVPTSIPGQQQHKTAGLTGFSVALVSTLQRLVHLVRQREEEAQKEAEERRRLEGEVREQRTLIDALTADVMALREESAALQAGLQQHTEKLDQKLDTVVVALGGLGLLGAHTDCGPQDSNVKVCQTGPFPERTQAPVSPAVLLSPPQQRDTWQHRPVGHPVRLHHDPPPLATTCSYEDVQACVLSNSLSSLPLTSFPSTSSLTLTSDPLPPQRSQEAMLAEITQLTRQNELIRTQLNQAKTLGSEVRRSPNDSSEQRASCSSSAGRATPPSAGERRLSNSTGRANQNSQAVTGERLTQQAAMPDSLSASTVEQRLLELNRQSAAARSRLLGLIEQQRQSSSARVSPSISPIPPSAVSPHTAGGEGTPEVSMLLPVQDPLSQASGGGRRSAGGEVLSQSPGGETRDGKTQPADKLREREGWFALSAHVR comes from the exons ATG ATGTCGTTTGTGAGGCTGGGGCGCTCACAGCACACTCAAGGGAAAAGGCCTGTCCGGCCCAAGAAGGCAGCAGCTCCTAGGAGAGAGTGGGTG AGCACTGTCAATGATCTCTCCGTGCACAAGCTGACACCTGATGAGCTG AATCATCGTCATGAAATTCACAAGTCCCACAACAAGGCCGTGGCTCAGTGGGAGTTGAAAGAGAAAGCCCTAAAGCGCCGCCTCAGACAGCCTGGGAGCCCTGCACCACTGGACCATGCCACCCTCAGCATCATCAGGGAG gttttctcagaccagctgctgctgcaggacgtGTTGGCCCGCTCAGACAGAGCCATGGCTGTGGTCAAGGACCTGTTTGGAGATGCTCCACGCAGACAGACTG GGCACCCCAGTGTGACTATGGCTCCCAACTGTGAGTCTGACTCAGCACTGCCTGTGTTACAGAGACCAGATCCTCCGACCCAGCTGTCACTCCTCAGCCAGTCCATGATGGAccaacag GCCCTCAATGAACTAGAAGTTTCTGAGGAAGAGCACAGTGACGGTGATACCTGTCCTGCTGCCAGTTCAAAATCTCATGTAATACATAG GGCCAATTTACGGAAAATGAAGTTAAAGAATCAGAGCAGAGTGGTGCGACAGCAGAGGGTCTGTCCCAACTTTGAGCTCCAGGCAGAAGGTGGTGGTGTTCCTGTAACCCCCTGTACATCAGCCACTGCACCAGACCCAGCAG CTCTCAATGCCACAGTGGCAGTTCAGCATCTGCGGTCCAGacagagccaatcagaggaagGCAAAGACCCTTCAACCCTGGTTACTCAGGTCCTGAATCCTGAGTCCACCCTAAACCAGTCAG GCAGGAACAGCGGTTGTTCCAGCAGGAGCAGAAAGACTCGTGCAGAGTGTTTTTCTCAGAGTTCAGGGCTGGATGGCTctgctgtcagtgctgctggtgGGGAGCAGTCCAGTCTGGGCCTGTTACAGGCCATGCTGGGCCAGGTGGAGGCTGAGCTGGACTCCCTGAGTCCTGACACAGTACCTACATCAATCCCAGgtcaacagcagcacaaaacagCAGGCCTCACTGGGTTCTCTGTCGCCCTGGTCTCCACTCTACAACGCTTGGTGCACCTTGTCAGAcag agggaggaggaggcgcagAAGGAGGCTGAAGAGAGAAGAAGGCTCGAGGGGGAAGTGAGAGAGCAGCGGACACTGATCGATGCCCTCACTGCTGACGTCATGGCTCTGAGAGAGGAGAGCGCTGCCCTGCAG GcggggctgcagcagcacacggAAAAGCTGGATCAGAAGTTGGACACGGTGGTGGTGGCGCTGGGAGGACTTGGACTTCTGGGAGCTCACACAGACTGTGGACCTCAAGACTCCAACGTTAAAG TCTGTCAGACTGGGCCCTTTCCTGAGCGAACACAAGCGCCGGTTTCTCCCGCGGTGCTGCTCTCCCCTCCTCAACAAAGAGACACCTGGCAGCACCGTCCCG TCGGTCACCCTGTGCGGCTGCACCACGACCCACCTCCTCTTGCCACCACGTGTTCCTACGAGGACGTCCAGGCCTGCGTCCTGTCCAACAGTCTCTCCAGCCTGCCACTCACCAGCTTCCCGTCCACTTCctccctgaccctgacctctgaccctcttCCTCCACAGCGGTCTCAAGAGGCCATGCTGGCTGAGATCACTCAGCTGACCCGACAGAATGAGCTGATCAGGACTCAGCTGAACCAAGCTAAGACTCttgggtcagaggtcagacgaTCCCCTAACGACAGCAGCGAGCAGAGAGCGTCATGTTCCAGCAGCGCAGGGAGAGCCACGCCTCCAAGTgctggagagaggaggctgtCCAACAGCACAGGGAGAGCTAATCAAAATTCTCAGGCTGTCACCGGAGAGCGTCTTACTCAACAG GCAGCAATGCCTGACAGCCTCAGTGCGAGCACCGTTGAACAGCGCCTCCTAGAGCTGAACAGGCAGAGTGCAGCGGCCAGGAGCCGACTGTTGGGGCTCAtcgagcagcagagacagagcagctcGGCCAGAGTGtccccctccatctccccaATACCTCCCTCCGCCGTCAGCCCACACACAGCAG GGGGAGAAGGGACCCCAGAGGTGTCCATGCTACTGCCTGTACAGGACCCCTTGTCGCAGGCCAGTGGTGGTGGGAGACG ctcGGCTGGTGGCGAGGTGCTGTCACAAAGCCCAGGGGGAGAAACCAGAGATGGAAagacacag CCGGCGGACAAGTTGAGAGAACGAGAGGGCTGGTTTGCCTTGTCTGCTCATGTGAGATGA
- the spice1 gene encoding spindle and centriole-associated protein 1 isoform X1: protein MMSFVRLGRSQHTQGKRPVRPKKAAAPRREWVSTVNDLSVHKLTPDELNHRHEIHKSHNKAVAQWELKEKALKRRLRQPGSPAPLDHATLSIIREVFSDQLLLQDVLARSDRAMAVVKDLFGDAPRRQTGHPSVTMAPNCESDSALPVLQRPDPPTQLSLLSQSMMDQQALNELEVSEEEHSDGDTCPAASSKSHVIHRANLRKMKLKNQSRVVRQQRVCPNFELQAEGGGVPVTPCTSATAPDPAALNATVAVQHLRSRQSQSEEGKDPSTLVTQVLNPESTLNQSGRNSGCSSRSRKTRAECFSQSSGLDGSAVSAAGGEQSSLGLLQAMLGQVEAELDSLSPDTVPTSIPGQQQHKTAGLTGFSVALVSTLQRLVHLVRQREEEAQKEAEERRRLEGEVREQRTLIDALTADVMALREESAALQAGLQQHTEKLDQKLDTVVVALGGLGLLGAHTDCGPQDSNVKVCQTGPFPERTQAPVSPAVLLSPPQQRDTWQHRPVGHPVRLHHDPPPLATTCSYEDVQACVLSNSLSSLPLTSFPSTSSLTLTSDPLPPQRSQEAMLAEITQLTRQNELIRTQLNQAKTLGSEVRRSPNDSSEQRASCSSSAGRATPPSAGERRLSNSTGRANQNSQAVTGERLTQQAAMPDSLSASTVEQRLLELNRQSAAARSRLLGLIEQQRQSSSARVSPSISPIPPSAVSPHTAGGEGTPEVSMLLPVQDPLSQASGGGRRSAGGEVLSQSPGGETRDGKTQVHTHKPADKLREREGWFALSAHVR from the exons ATG ATGTCGTTTGTGAGGCTGGGGCGCTCACAGCACACTCAAGGGAAAAGGCCTGTCCGGCCCAAGAAGGCAGCAGCTCCTAGGAGAGAGTGGGTG AGCACTGTCAATGATCTCTCCGTGCACAAGCTGACACCTGATGAGCTG AATCATCGTCATGAAATTCACAAGTCCCACAACAAGGCCGTGGCTCAGTGGGAGTTGAAAGAGAAAGCCCTAAAGCGCCGCCTCAGACAGCCTGGGAGCCCTGCACCACTGGACCATGCCACCCTCAGCATCATCAGGGAG gttttctcagaccagctgctgctgcaggacgtGTTGGCCCGCTCAGACAGAGCCATGGCTGTGGTCAAGGACCTGTTTGGAGATGCTCCACGCAGACAGACTG GGCACCCCAGTGTGACTATGGCTCCCAACTGTGAGTCTGACTCAGCACTGCCTGTGTTACAGAGACCAGATCCTCCGACCCAGCTGTCACTCCTCAGCCAGTCCATGATGGAccaacag GCCCTCAATGAACTAGAAGTTTCTGAGGAAGAGCACAGTGACGGTGATACCTGTCCTGCTGCCAGTTCAAAATCTCATGTAATACATAG GGCCAATTTACGGAAAATGAAGTTAAAGAATCAGAGCAGAGTGGTGCGACAGCAGAGGGTCTGTCCCAACTTTGAGCTCCAGGCAGAAGGTGGTGGTGTTCCTGTAACCCCCTGTACATCAGCCACTGCACCAGACCCAGCAG CTCTCAATGCCACAGTGGCAGTTCAGCATCTGCGGTCCAGacagagccaatcagaggaagGCAAAGACCCTTCAACCCTGGTTACTCAGGTCCTGAATCCTGAGTCCACCCTAAACCAGTCAG GCAGGAACAGCGGTTGTTCCAGCAGGAGCAGAAAGACTCGTGCAGAGTGTTTTTCTCAGAGTTCAGGGCTGGATGGCTctgctgtcagtgctgctggtgGGGAGCAGTCCAGTCTGGGCCTGTTACAGGCCATGCTGGGCCAGGTGGAGGCTGAGCTGGACTCCCTGAGTCCTGACACAGTACCTACATCAATCCCAGgtcaacagcagcacaaaacagCAGGCCTCACTGGGTTCTCTGTCGCCCTGGTCTCCACTCTACAACGCTTGGTGCACCTTGTCAGAcag agggaggaggaggcgcagAAGGAGGCTGAAGAGAGAAGAAGGCTCGAGGGGGAAGTGAGAGAGCAGCGGACACTGATCGATGCCCTCACTGCTGACGTCATGGCTCTGAGAGAGGAGAGCGCTGCCCTGCAG GcggggctgcagcagcacacggAAAAGCTGGATCAGAAGTTGGACACGGTGGTGGTGGCGCTGGGAGGACTTGGACTTCTGGGAGCTCACACAGACTGTGGACCTCAAGACTCCAACGTTAAAG TCTGTCAGACTGGGCCCTTTCCTGAGCGAACACAAGCGCCGGTTTCTCCCGCGGTGCTGCTCTCCCCTCCTCAACAAAGAGACACCTGGCAGCACCGTCCCG TCGGTCACCCTGTGCGGCTGCACCACGACCCACCTCCTCTTGCCACCACGTGTTCCTACGAGGACGTCCAGGCCTGCGTCCTGTCCAACAGTCTCTCCAGCCTGCCACTCACCAGCTTCCCGTCCACTTCctccctgaccctgacctctgaccctcttCCTCCACAGCGGTCTCAAGAGGCCATGCTGGCTGAGATCACTCAGCTGACCCGACAGAATGAGCTGATCAGGACTCAGCTGAACCAAGCTAAGACTCttgggtcagaggtcagacgaTCCCCTAACGACAGCAGCGAGCAGAGAGCGTCATGTTCCAGCAGCGCAGGGAGAGCCACGCCTCCAAGTgctggagagaggaggctgtCCAACAGCACAGGGAGAGCTAATCAAAATTCTCAGGCTGTCACCGGAGAGCGTCTTACTCAACAG GCAGCAATGCCTGACAGCCTCAGTGCGAGCACCGTTGAACAGCGCCTCCTAGAGCTGAACAGGCAGAGTGCAGCGGCCAGGAGCCGACTGTTGGGGCTCAtcgagcagcagagacagagcagctcGGCCAGAGTGtccccctccatctccccaATACCTCCCTCCGCCGTCAGCCCACACACAGCAG GGGGAGAAGGGACCCCAGAGGTGTCCATGCTACTGCCTGTACAGGACCCCTTGTCGCAGGCCAGTGGTGGTGGGAGACG ctcGGCTGGTGGCGAGGTGCTGTCACAAAGCCCAGGGGGAGAAACCAGAGATGGAAagacacaggtacacacacacaag CCGGCGGACAAGTTGAGAGAACGAGAGGGCTGGTTTGCCTTGTCTGCTCATGTGAGATGA
- the spice1 gene encoding spindle and centriole-associated protein 1 isoform X2, whose amino-acid sequence MSFVRLGRSQHTQGKRPVRPKKAAAPRREWVSTVNDLSVHKLTPDELNHRHEIHKSHNKAVAQWELKEKALKRRLRQPGSPAPLDHATLSIIREVFSDQLLLQDVLARSDRAMAVVKDLFGDAPRRQTGHPSVTMAPNCESDSALPVLQRPDPPTQLSLLSQSMMDQQALNELEVSEEEHSDGDTCPAASSKSHVIHRANLRKMKLKNQSRVVRQQRVCPNFELQAEGGGVPVTPCTSATAPDPAALNATVAVQHLRSRQSQSEEGKDPSTLVTQVLNPESTLNQSGRNSGCSSRSRKTRAECFSQSSGLDGSAVSAAGGEQSSLGLLQAMLGQVEAELDSLSPDTVPTSIPGQQQHKTAGLTGFSVALVSTLQRLVHLVRQREEEAQKEAEERRRLEGEVREQRTLIDALTADVMALREESAALQAGLQQHTEKLDQKLDTVVVALGGLGLLGAHTDCGPQDSNVKVCQTGPFPERTQAPVSPAVLLSPPQQRDTWQHRPVGHPVRLHHDPPPLATTCSYEDVQACVLSNSLSSLPLTSFPSTSSLTLTSDPLPPQRSQEAMLAEITQLTRQNELIRTQLNQAKTLGSEVRRSPNDSSEQRASCSSSAGRATPPSAGERRLSNSTGRANQNSQAVTGERLTQQAAMPDSLSASTVEQRLLELNRQSAAARSRLLGLIEQQRQSSSARVSPSISPIPPSAVSPHTAGGEGTPEVSMLLPVQDPLSQASGGGRRSAGGEVLSQSPGGETRDGKTQVHTHKPADKLREREGWFALSAHVR is encoded by the exons ATGTCGTTTGTGAGGCTGGGGCGCTCACAGCACACTCAAGGGAAAAGGCCTGTCCGGCCCAAGAAGGCAGCAGCTCCTAGGAGAGAGTGGGTG AGCACTGTCAATGATCTCTCCGTGCACAAGCTGACACCTGATGAGCTG AATCATCGTCATGAAATTCACAAGTCCCACAACAAGGCCGTGGCTCAGTGGGAGTTGAAAGAGAAAGCCCTAAAGCGCCGCCTCAGACAGCCTGGGAGCCCTGCACCACTGGACCATGCCACCCTCAGCATCATCAGGGAG gttttctcagaccagctgctgctgcaggacgtGTTGGCCCGCTCAGACAGAGCCATGGCTGTGGTCAAGGACCTGTTTGGAGATGCTCCACGCAGACAGACTG GGCACCCCAGTGTGACTATGGCTCCCAACTGTGAGTCTGACTCAGCACTGCCTGTGTTACAGAGACCAGATCCTCCGACCCAGCTGTCACTCCTCAGCCAGTCCATGATGGAccaacag GCCCTCAATGAACTAGAAGTTTCTGAGGAAGAGCACAGTGACGGTGATACCTGTCCTGCTGCCAGTTCAAAATCTCATGTAATACATAG GGCCAATTTACGGAAAATGAAGTTAAAGAATCAGAGCAGAGTGGTGCGACAGCAGAGGGTCTGTCCCAACTTTGAGCTCCAGGCAGAAGGTGGTGGTGTTCCTGTAACCCCCTGTACATCAGCCACTGCACCAGACCCAGCAG CTCTCAATGCCACAGTGGCAGTTCAGCATCTGCGGTCCAGacagagccaatcagaggaagGCAAAGACCCTTCAACCCTGGTTACTCAGGTCCTGAATCCTGAGTCCACCCTAAACCAGTCAG GCAGGAACAGCGGTTGTTCCAGCAGGAGCAGAAAGACTCGTGCAGAGTGTTTTTCTCAGAGTTCAGGGCTGGATGGCTctgctgtcagtgctgctggtgGGGAGCAGTCCAGTCTGGGCCTGTTACAGGCCATGCTGGGCCAGGTGGAGGCTGAGCTGGACTCCCTGAGTCCTGACACAGTACCTACATCAATCCCAGgtcaacagcagcacaaaacagCAGGCCTCACTGGGTTCTCTGTCGCCCTGGTCTCCACTCTACAACGCTTGGTGCACCTTGTCAGAcag agggaggaggaggcgcagAAGGAGGCTGAAGAGAGAAGAAGGCTCGAGGGGGAAGTGAGAGAGCAGCGGACACTGATCGATGCCCTCACTGCTGACGTCATGGCTCTGAGAGAGGAGAGCGCTGCCCTGCAG GcggggctgcagcagcacacggAAAAGCTGGATCAGAAGTTGGACACGGTGGTGGTGGCGCTGGGAGGACTTGGACTTCTGGGAGCTCACACAGACTGTGGACCTCAAGACTCCAACGTTAAAG TCTGTCAGACTGGGCCCTTTCCTGAGCGAACACAAGCGCCGGTTTCTCCCGCGGTGCTGCTCTCCCCTCCTCAACAAAGAGACACCTGGCAGCACCGTCCCG TCGGTCACCCTGTGCGGCTGCACCACGACCCACCTCCTCTTGCCACCACGTGTTCCTACGAGGACGTCCAGGCCTGCGTCCTGTCCAACAGTCTCTCCAGCCTGCCACTCACCAGCTTCCCGTCCACTTCctccctgaccctgacctctgaccctcttCCTCCACAGCGGTCTCAAGAGGCCATGCTGGCTGAGATCACTCAGCTGACCCGACAGAATGAGCTGATCAGGACTCAGCTGAACCAAGCTAAGACTCttgggtcagaggtcagacgaTCCCCTAACGACAGCAGCGAGCAGAGAGCGTCATGTTCCAGCAGCGCAGGGAGAGCCACGCCTCCAAGTgctggagagaggaggctgtCCAACAGCACAGGGAGAGCTAATCAAAATTCTCAGGCTGTCACCGGAGAGCGTCTTACTCAACAG GCAGCAATGCCTGACAGCCTCAGTGCGAGCACCGTTGAACAGCGCCTCCTAGAGCTGAACAGGCAGAGTGCAGCGGCCAGGAGCCGACTGTTGGGGCTCAtcgagcagcagagacagagcagctcGGCCAGAGTGtccccctccatctccccaATACCTCCCTCCGCCGTCAGCCCACACACAGCAG GGGGAGAAGGGACCCCAGAGGTGTCCATGCTACTGCCTGTACAGGACCCCTTGTCGCAGGCCAGTGGTGGTGGGAGACG ctcGGCTGGTGGCGAGGTGCTGTCACAAAGCCCAGGGGGAGAAACCAGAGATGGAAagacacaggtacacacacacaag CCGGCGGACAAGTTGAGAGAACGAGAGGGCTGGTTTGCCTTGTCTGCTCATGTGAGATGA